DNA from Gammaproteobacteria bacterium:
TCTAATTGCTGTATTTTATATAGATCGTCTAGGCTATTCAAAACAAAATAGCGATTTTGAATAATGTCGTATCGATAAGGGGTCTCGAGCACTTTACCAATATCAAAAGCTTCTCGCTGAGGTTCGTTACTTTCTAAGGCATATACGGTCTCCTCCAGAGAAGATAAGATTCCCCCTCCGTAAATCCGTAATTGTTCATTAGAAGATCGGACCAAACCGAATTCGATGGTGAACCAAAAAATACGCCCCAGAAGTGATTGCGCTTTTTCGTTGGTTTGTAATGCCAATTTACCATACCACTCCACAAAATCAGCATAAGCGGGGTTAGTTAACAAGGGACAATGTCCGAAAAACTCGTGAAAAATGTCGGGCTCTTTTAAATAATCAAGTTCTTCACGTGTGCGAATAAAAGTGGCGGCAGGAAATTGTTTGTTGGCCAGCAAATTAAAAAATTCTTTCAATGAAATCAGTGCAGAAACTGGTTTAACGGACCAGCCAGTCGCTTCCTGTAGTTTTTGAGTGACTTCGTAACATTGGGGAACTTTATTATGAGGCAATGCTAGTTTTTGAAGCCCAGCAATGAATTCCTTGCAAGCCCGGTGCTCTACAACCTTTATTTGGCGCTCCATCAAAATCTGCCATGTCTCATTTTCTTCATCGGTGTATGAAACGTGGCCTGACGCATCAGGTGTTTTAGCTTTGTAGTTAGACATGGCTTACCTTAATTATTATTAGCTAGAAACATTATCAAAGCTTCTCGACCTAAGCAAGTTAGGGTTTAATCCTTTTAAAAATTAAATTCAAATTATACTAGCACTATAGATAAACCCAGAAAGTATTACGGAATACTTAGAGTAGATTTATCTGATCAATGGAGTGAATATAATTTCTTTTTTGCTGATCGGTAAGAAAAGCGGCGGTAAAACTGTTTTTAGCTAATCTAATCAATTCGCTATTATTTAAGTGCAGTTTATCTTGTACATCTCGATAATTGTCGCTTATATAACCATTAAAATATGCAGGGTCATCCGAGTTTACCGTCACGCATAGATTTTGCGCTAGCATTAGCTTTAAGGGGTGTTTTTCCAATGAGACCACCGCTTTTAGCATCACATTTGACAGCGGACAAACTGTGAGTGGTATTTGTCGGTTTACCAGTAATGAGACTAAGGCGGGATCTTCCATGCAGCGAATTCCATGATCTATACGCTCAACATCTAAAATATTGAGTGCTTCCCAGATATACTCAACGGGACCTTCCTCCCCTGCATGTGCTACACGTCTGAATCCTAGTTCTTTCGCTTTTTTAAAAATGTTTTTGAACTTTGATGGAGGGTTGCCTACTTCCGCTGAATCAAGGCCGATACCGACAATTTTTTTCTGGTAATCGAGTGCTTTCTCTAAAATAGCAAAGGTGTTAGCTTCTGGTAAATCTCTTAAAAAACATAAGAGTAAATGAGAAGTGATATCCAGCTCTTGCTCAGCTTTATCAAGTGCTTTAATTATACCTTTGACAACTGTGTCAAATGAAATATTTCGGGCGAGATGTGTTTGAGGATCAAAAAAAAGTTCA
Protein-coding regions in this window:
- the phhA gene encoding phenylalanine 4-monooxygenase, yielding MSNYKAKTPDASGHVSYTDEENETWQILMERQIKVVEHRACKEFIAGLQKLALPHNKVPQCYEVTQKLQEATGWSVKPVSALISLKEFFNLLANKQFPAATFIRTREELDYLKEPDIFHEFFGHCPLLTNPAYADFVEWYGKLALQTNEKAQSLLGRIFWFTIEFGLVRSSNEQLRIYGGGILSSLEETVYALESNEPQREAFDIGKVLETPYRYDIIQNRYFVLNSLDDLYKIQQLDIVGLANAAANSNQQGNDFNIC
- a CDS encoding adenosine deaminase, which produces MEDLICLLPKAELHIHIEGTLEPELMFKLAQRNKIKLPYANVQTLKKAYQFSNLQSFLDVYYQGTQVLVNEEDFFDLTWAYLSKMAKQNVKHVELFFDPQTHLARNISFDTVVKGIIKALDKAEQELDITSHLLLCFLRDLPEANTFAILEKALDYQKKIVGIGLDSAEVGNPPSKFKNIFKKAKELGFRRVAHAGEEGPVEYIWEALNILDVERIDHGIRCMEDPALVSLLVNRQIPLTVCPLSNVMLKAVVSLEKHPLKLMLAQNLCVTVNSDDPAYFNGYISDNYRDVQDKLHLNNSELIRLAKNSFTAAFLTDQQKRNYIHSIDQINLL